The Chloracidobacterium sp. DNA segment GATGAAGTCGCTGAGTTTGAAAAAAATGACGGACCGATGAGCTACCGCGCCGTCCAAGCACATCAGGCGGTTCTCTTTCAAAAAGCTGCCGCCCGTCTTCAGCGTGAAGGCGTGACATCCAAACCCTATCTCTTGCTTCAGCCCAATTACTGGTATCACGTTCTAAGAAACGAGTTAGTCGCAACGTCACACTTTAGGTCTATGGCGCGGCTGGGCGGTCAAGCCAGCGGGGTGTATGTGGCGGATACGGTGATAGTACCGGAACGGGTCGAGGTGACGGAAGAAACAATTGTGATTGCGCGGAGCGTGGTGGTGGAAGGCAAGGAGTGGGTGATTCGGATGAAGCATCCCTTTTATCTGTTCAATGCCGAGCCCATTCGGTTTACGGAGACAAGAGCGGGCCGGGTGGTGTTTGACGCAAGCGGACAGGGTTACAAGGAGTGGCTGGCGGAGCAAGGGCAAAATGGCGTCAGGCAAGATCATCAGGTGGATTGTAGCGGTTCGGCGGGAGCTGCGGGCGGAGCGGGGGTTCCCGGAACACCGGGACAAAACGGATCTGATGGAGCCAACGGAGCAGATGGTAATTGTCAGAACGACCCAAACGGTAAGACTGGGCAAAGCGGTACCGATGGAGGAGACGGGGGGGACGGTGGTGATGGTCAAGATGGTGCGCAGGGCGGAGACGCCTTGTGTGGCGGACCTAATGGCATTTTTTACAATGTTGAATGTCACCAGAGTGGCATTATCGAAATTCTAGCCCACGGCGGCAATGGTGGCCCCGGCGGTTTTGGAGGTCCGGGCGGCAACGGCGGCAACGGCGGCAACGGCGGCAACGGTGGGCGCGGACTCGCCTGTGGCTGCATCTTTGGGTATGGCGGCAGCGGTGGTGATGGGGGCAACGGCGGGTGCGCCGGCAACGGCGGTAATGGTGGCCGCGGCGGTAACGGTGGCAACGGTGGCAATGCCAAGCCAATATACGTGACTTACCCCTCGAACACGCCGGTTGAAGTGTATGCCTACGCTGGCGGCGGGATGGGTGGGTTGGGTGGTCTAGGCGGTCCGGGGGGTACAGCGGGCACGCGAGGCGCTCCCGGCCAAGGCGGGGAAGGAAGTGAGGCCTTGTCTTGCCCTGGCGGACAGGGCGGCGGAGGGAGCGGCTGTATAACGGGTCCGCGTCACGGTCAGCCGGGGGCAAACGGAAGAAACGGATACAACGGAAAGAACGCAGATACGCACACCACTCCATATTTATGCCAACAGACGCCAATCGGCGGGGGCGATGGCGGTGGGTGTACCGAATACTACTGGGCGTTCTACGCCTCGTACGACGGCGGACTCACTTGGATTTTGGTCTCTATTGCCTACGCCGGCTGTTGGTGAGGTTGAGCTGATGACTGTTGCTTGATGTCTGGCAGGGCGACCCGACAGAGAGTTTCTCCTGTGATTGCGCCGCCGCGCATCGCTCAAGTCATCGGCGCTGGAAATGCGGCTTCTCGGTTGGCACCAAACAGGAAGGGACGGCTTACGCCGTCCCTCGTTCAAGATTGACGCCGGACTGTGTTCGCCGCCGGGCCAAGCCCCGACCGCCTACCGGCAGACCAGCGCGCCTTTCACGCCCTGTACGCCCACCCGCAGCCCGCCCGGCAGCTTCCGCTCCGGCGTAAACCGTACCGCCAACTGCGGCTCGCCCGCCGCGTCATACCCCGCCACCTCAATCGCCAACTGCCCAAGCTTCCGCTTCGGCAACCCTTTGTTCCGCTCCGGCGCGTTGTCAGACACCGGTCCCAACACCGCGAACACATCTACGAAAAACCGAAAACGACGCGGCTGCACCGGTCCCGGCAGGTCTATAACGAAGGGAACAAGTATGGTTGTGCCTGGGTTAAAATTGAAAGGTGATGGAGCAACTTGCTGTGTCGAGCCGACCACACCGCCCGTGTTGCAGGCCACGTAATCATCCGCCGTCTTCAAACGGTAGGGGTTTGGTGGTGGTGTACCGTTCGCGTGCTGGAGTTCCACAACTTGAAACTCAGGATTACCTAATACCGTTGTTCCAACGTTAGTGAGGTTGGCGACAATCACAAACTGACCGATGTAGTCTGGCGTGCAGGACGAGGTGGGAAGGTACGATGCTAGCGTTGTCACTAAGTTTATGTTGGCATTGACATTGACTTTTGCAGAATTGGGTTGCGGCGTGTCTGACGGGGGAGTCTCTTTTTTACTGCCGGTTATATCTCCGGCAAGTGTACTCTCTGGCGTTAGGGTATCCATCTTGACCTTGTTTGTCATTGGCGGCTGCGCTTGGCGCGACCGGACCTATCAGCCCGATGGCCGCCAACAGCGCGGTACCGGCGAAACTGAACATCCCAGGCTTGAACTTCATATTGATCAATCTCCTTTGTGGGTGGATTTGTACCCAGCAAGAGCTGGGGACTGCTAAATGCAAAGGGCTAAAAAATCTTCAGATGAGCTGAAATCGTGCGGGGTATGTATGATTCTACACAGTCAAAACAGAAAAAACAACAAAATTTGTTGCCATGCCCGCCAAAAAAGAAGCTCGCAACGCCGGTTTCCGGGGTTGCCGCCGCTGAAGCGAAGCCGCGACCGTGTTTGTCGGCGCGCGGCTGGATATCGAACCGCTGCGTATTGCTCAAGTCATCGGTGCTGGAAATAGAATTCTCCGGTTGCGCCCAACAGGAAGGGATCTCAAGGTTCATACCAAGCCCGTGGTGGATGTCTATCGTTTCACGCGGAATCAGTCTTAGTTCAATCGGCCTACTGTTCACCCTAGCTTCACCAAGTGCCCTTCCAGATTTTTTGAACTGCCTGCGTCCGTGTTCAACCGCCAGTATCGTCCCGACCACCAGCTCTGCATACCCCCGCGGCACGCGTGCTTGGCATAACACTCCATCCGCTCGTCAGCTTGTCGCGTTACACGGTTTTTCTCGGATGATTCATCTCACTCTGATATATGATTGCTCTACTATCCCTATTGAGTTAGTTGGGCAAAATTCGATTGCTTCACTGTATCCCCCTTCTCCATCCTGCGGTGGTGTTGGTAGTTTCTTGACATACGTGAAGAATCAATCCATATGGGATCGCCGAAAACATCTGTGAAGCTAGCCGCCTTCATCGCTGCGTAGTGAGACGCGCGGCTTCTCGCCTGTCTGGCATAATAAGCGAATCTTGAAAAAATCCTACCAAAAATTTAGTTGAATAGCAAAGTATTATTTTCAGTTGCGATTCCTGCACCTACAGCAGCAGTAAAAGCATCCCATTTCATTCCAGCTTCCAAATAGAACAATCTACCTTGCTCAAAAAGGCCGGTGCGGTGAGTTGACGACGCAAAATGTGGCGCTGTCCTGCAAAGCGGTGGATACCACTACACGCTAGGGCGCTTGACACTGCTTTGCAACAAGGGATCGCCTACATACTCTACCCATTCTTGGGAACACGCGAACCTAGCTAGGCCTAGTGAACTCCGTTCACTGAACCGAATTTTCACCTGCCCTTTAGTGAGGCGGGGCTGAGTTTCTGGGTTGACGCCAATGAAACACATGTGGATTTTGGTTTTGAGTTTTGGGTTAGCGTTAGCAAGCTTCAGCATGGGGCGGCTGGCGGCCTCTGACCGCATCACAGGGCGCGCCTTCGCCACGCGCTCGGAAGTTATCGCGCGTAACGGCATGGCTTGCACGAGCCAACCGCTAGCAACGCAGGTTGCCGTGGATATTCTCAAGCGGGGTGGGACGGCTGTGGACGCCGCCATCGCAGCTAACGCTGTGCTGGGCGTCGTTGAGCCGACTGGCTGTGGCATTGGTGGCGACTTGTTCGCTCTTGTATGGGATCCGCAAACCAAGCGCCTGTACGGTCTGAATGCAAGCGGCCGGTCACCCAAACGCTTGACCCTTGAAGAGTTCCGGCGGCGCGGCCTTACCCGCATCCCGTCCTTTGGACCGTTGCCCGTCACTGTGCCGGGCTGCGTAGATGGCTGGTTTGCGCTCCACGCACGGTTTGGGGCGCTACCGATGCGGGACCTGCTCGCGCCGGCAATTGCCTATGCCCGTGAGGGCTTTCCGGTGTCGGAACTCATCGCCGACTACTGGGAGCGCAACACGGCAGCGCTGGCGCAGTTCCCTAACGTCAGGGAAGTGTATGCGCCGGGCGGCCGGACGCCGCGCAAAGGCGACCTGTTTCGCAACCCCCAACTGGCGACGATGCTGGAGAAAATCGCCGTTGGCGGCCGCGATGTGTTTTACAAGGGCGAAATCGCCGGGGTCATCGCTGATTTCATAGCCCGACAGGGCGGCTTTCTTGACCGTGAAGACCTTGCCGCGCATACGTCCGAGTGGGTCGAGCCGATCTCAACCAACTACCGTGGCTACGACGTATGGGAACTGCCGCCGAACAGTCAGGGACTGGCCGCGCTCCAGATGCTGAACATTCTGGAGGGCTACGATCTAGCCAAGTTCGGTTTTGGAAGCCGCGAGCACATTCACTACGTTGTCGAGGCTAAAAAGCTGGCTTACGAAGACCGCGCAAAGTTTTACGCCGACCCGGCGTTTGCCAAAGTTCCGGTGGCGGAGCTGCTTTCCAAAGCGTACGCCGCTGAGCGGCGGAAGTTGATTCATCCGCAGCGCGCCGGAACACGCTACGAGGCCGGCGACCCCTCCCTACGCGCTGGCGATACGGTCTACCTGACGACCGCCGACCGCCACGGCATGATGGTGTCGCTCATTCAAAGTAACTATCGCGGGATGGGTTCGGGAATGGTTCCCGACGGACTGGGTTTTATGCTGCAGAACCGTGGCGAGTTGTTTGCCCTAGAAGAAGGCCATGCCAACGTCTATGCGCCGGGGAAGCGCCCTTTTCACACCATCATTCCAGCTTTCGTAACAAAGGATGGGCAGCCGTTTTTAAGTTTCGGCGTAATGGGCGGTGGCTTCCAGCCCCTTGGTCACGTCCAGATCCTCATCAACATCATTGACTTCGGCATGAACATCCAAGAAGCCGGTGACGCGCCGCGCATTGACCATCAGGGTTCGTCCGAGCCAACCGGCGAGCGGGTGACCGGCGGCGGCATGGTGACGCTGGAAACCGGTTTCGCATACGAGGTCGTGCGGGAACTTGTCCGGTCGGGTCACCGCGTCGGCTTCGCTGTCGGCGACTACGGCGGCTATCAAGCGATTCGCTGGGACGCCGCGCAAGGCGTCTATTACGGCGCATCGGAGTCGCGTAAGGACGGACAAGCGGCAGGCTACTAAGCGTGGAAGCGGCGCGTTGCGCTCTCCCCAGTGCCGCCGTACAATCCGAGCTCAAGGCGGCCTAACCGATCGGCGCTCCTTGGTCACAAAACGCACGTACGGGTGGCGTTTTGACGCTCATTTCCTAAGGCTTGGTTGCGAGGCGTTATGTCCTCCACCGAACTACAGTTGCTGCTTCAGCAAGCCATTGAGTCAGCCAAGGCGGGTAACAAAGCACGCGCCCGTAGCCTGCTCATCGAAGTCACTGAAGCGGATCCGAACAGTGAGATCGCTTGGATGTGGCGGGCGTCATTGTCGCTGACGCCGAAGGACGCTGCGTGGTGCTTAACCAAAGTGCTAGCGATTAATCCCGCTAATCGCCAAGCTCAAGACTGGCTGGATAAAATCCGACTGCTTCAGAACCAGCCCCCAGCCATCACGACACGGCTCGCTCCGCCGGCGCCACCGGCCAAAGCGCGCACGACGGGCGCACATCGCGTGACCTCGCCGATACCAGTTACACCACCCACGGTCAGTGATTTGTCCTCATTCTCCCCAGCAACCAACCACTCAACGTCACCCTCTGCATCGTCACGCGCCGCCGCGACGGTACCGGTGAATCCGAACGTGAACGCGCCGCCGGCGGTTCAACCGTCCCCGCCACCGCCGCCAAAGCTTACCTCGGCTGGAGCCAAGGAAGCGGTGAAGGTTGCGCCGGTGCCATCTCCCACTGCTAAAGTCATCCTCGCCGTGGACGATAGTCTCACCGTTCGCCGGAGCATCACACAGGCGCTCGAAAGCAGCGGCTACCGCGTCATCACGGCGGCGGACGGCTATGAAGCTTTGGCCAAGCTCAAAGAAGTAACGCCTGACTTGGTGGTGATGGATGTCGCCCTACCGGGCGGGATGAACGGCTACCAACTCTGCAAACATATTCGGGCTGAAAAGTCGCGGCGCGACATCCCCGTAGTGATGTTGTCCAGTCGAGAGAGCTTTTTTGATAAGGTACAAAGCCGCCTGGCCGGCGCGGTACAACATCTGACCAAACCCTTCAAGATTGAGGAGTTGGTGCTCAGCGTTCGCCGCCATCTCAAGGAATAGACCACAACGAAGTTCGTGCCAACCCAAGGAACGCTCGCCGATCTTGATCTCCTCACCCTGACCCAGATTCTATGCCTTGCCCGCCGTCCGGCGGCGCTTGAACTGCGCTGTGAACATACGCAGGGGCGGCTTTATTTTGAGCACGGGCAGCTCGTTCATGCCACACTGGACAGGCTGGAGGGGGAACCGGCGCTTCTGGCTTTGCTGCGGTGGCAGTCCGGCGACTTTCAAGTCTTAGAAAACCTCCAAGCCCCGTGCCATACCCTGAGCCTGCCTTGGGCCGAAGTAGCTGAGCGGTTGCTGCAGCTACCGCCAGCGCTGTAGGTTTGGTGTCGAGCGCGCCGGGCCGCAGTGCAAAACTGAAGGAGCGCCTCTTCGACGTCATCCGTCCATTGCACGTAGGCGCAGGGGCGCTGCGTGCCTACGGCGTTGTCACCCCCCAACTTCTCGCCGCTTCGCCACTAGCCGGTTGGCGGCTTGGCGCAGCGCGTCGGGGATGGACTTGTTCTTAGCGAGATTGACAAGATCCCGGCTTTGCAGTCGGTTGATGAACTGCATGCTGAAATTCAGCGGGCAGCGCGCGTTGCGCACCAGATTGTGCATGATGGTATAGTTGCTGACCCATGCCCGATTCATTGCAATCAAGCGCAGTACGTCTTCATTAATGCCCTTGATGTTGGCAATGGCCTCAATTTCCGCTTCGGAGATGCGGGGGTTCTTGATGACGGCTGTGCTGACCATTCGGTTTGAGTCACGGATGAGAATGGCGCGCACGTCACGCCCACCTTTCAGAGCCGCAAAAATCCGTTCTTTGACTGACATCCGCGCCAACGCCTGATAAATCGAGAGGCGCTGCTGGGTGGCGGGATCGGCGGACTGGCGGAGATCAACGCCTTCCTCGCTTTTGACCGCCGCCAGCATCGCTTCAAACTCGGCGTCGGCGTCGGCGTCGCTGGGCGCTTCGTCCGAAAACGTTTGTCCGACTTCTGCTTCAAAGCCCGCCAGAACGGATTGAAACTCCGCCTCAAAGTCTTCCTCTGACATCGGGGGCAAGTCGAGGACGGCGGCGAACTTGGCGGCGCGGGCCTGTTTTTCGCGGGCGATGCGCTCTGCACCCAGCTCCTTCTCGAAAAACTCCGTCTTGACTTCGCGCGCCCGCCGGATGGCTTCAAACGTACTCGCCGGATTCGCCAGAATCGCGTCCAACAACGCCGGTAGGCGAATGAGTCGTTGCTGGTTGATCGTGACGGCTTCAAGCAGGTAGCCGCTGGTAGTTTGTTTGGTGAAAGCCAAGACGGCCTCGTCCGGCATGGCCGGATGCACCAGCAACTGCTCGCCAAAGCGTTCCGGCAGGGCGGGATGCAACAACAGGTAGTGCAGCACTTCCTCCGGAGTCTCTGGATTTTGCACCAGCGGTTGAAGCCGCTCAAAATCCAACGTCGCCAACGACGCCTTGGCCGCTTCTGCAATTTCGGCGTCGGGATCAGCTGTTAGCAGGACTTGAGCAAACAGTAAGTCGTCTGGGGCAAGCGGCAACTTACCCTGCGCGACCATCAACTTCGCCGGACGCGGCGCTTTGCCCTGCTGAATCATAGCGACCGGCGGCGATTTGGACAGCTTGATCGGCTTCGTCGTCGGCGTCTCAGATAGCGGAGCGGCAGGCGTGGGTGCAGCAGGAGTGGATGCTGGCGGTGCAGGGGCAGGCGCTGGCGGCGTGGGGGTCACAGGCGCAGCAGAGGAAGTCGCTTCTGCGAAGGCTTCCGGGACAAGCTCGGCCGCCGACTTCAACGGAGGAGCAGCTGTTGCGCGCTCGCCAGCGACCTGCCGTCGCCCAAACTCCTTTTCCAGAAACTCCGCCTTGACTTCGCGTGCGCGGCGCTCGGCTTCCGGCGTCCGGTGCGGATTATGCAGAATCGCCTCGATTAACCCCGGACAGCGAATCAGCCGCTGTTGGTTGATGGTCAGTGCCTCAATCACACTTGCGTTGGTTGTCTTGAGCGCCAGTTCCTCAACGGCGGCGTCCGGCGTCGCGCGATTGAGCAGCACAGCCTCAGTGACAGCGGGGTCAACGTCGCTGACGCACAACAGGGCAAGCACGGTTGGATCGGTGCGGTCATCCTGTGCAATCGGTAGCACCACCGCCGGGTTGAGTTTGTGAACCGACGCGCGCGCCGCCGTACGAATTTCCTCATCGCTGTCCATCGCCAAGTAGGCGAACACCGCCAGCGCGTCGTCCGGCGCAAGCGGCAGCAACCCGTTAGCCGCCGCCAGTTTAGCCGCCCGTGGCGCAGCTCCGTTCCGAATAGCGTCAACGACAGGATGCGGCATTGTTAGCTGTCAGGCGTCTGCAACAAGCGTTGGTTGGGCGAGCGCATATTCTTGGCTCCCATTCGGTCGAAAGCAATAAAAATCCGCGTCTCCGCTCAAAAGGCTTGACTATGCTGAGCAGGTGACGCCGGACCTGGGATTGAGGTCTAAACCACAATGGTGTTCTTACCGACTTGGCCCCCAGCCTTCAACACGACGACGATTTTTGGGCTGCTTCTCATCTTAGGGGCGCTTGGCGGGTACTTGGCGCATCGGTTGCCGTGGCTGCCAAGCATTACCGGTTTCATGCTCGTTGGGTTGTTGTTCGGTCCCAGCGGACTGACACTGTTGGATGCGGCGACGCTGGCGGAAGCGCGGATTCTGGTGGACATTGCGCTGGGACTCATCCTGTACCGGCTCGGCTTGTCGTTCAACATCGCATTGCTCGGAGAACGTCCGACCTTGGCCGTCGCCGGGCTGGCGGAAAGCGTGTTGACGCTCATCGTCGTGTCCGGGGTGTTGTGGCTGGTTGGTTTTCCACTCGCCATCGCGGCGCTGGTCGGCGCGATTGTCATATCGTCGTCCCCGGCGGTGCTCCTGCACGTCGCCCACGAAGTCAAGGCCGCCGGGGAGGTCACCGAGACCACTAAAACCCTCGTAGCCGCTAACAACTTCATTTCTTTTGCAGCGTTTTCCGCCCTGTTGCCGCTGGTTCAGTTTTCCACCGGTAGGGGTTGGAGCGACATTCTGTTGTTGCCGACCTACCGCTTCTTCGGTTCACTGGCTTTAGGAAGCGGCGTCGGCGTCCTCCTGTACGCGCTAACGCACTGCACCCGCGAAGCGGGGCAATACCGGTTGGCCTTTGTCATCGGCGGCGTGATGTTGACGACGGGATTAGCCGGTGCGCTCAACCTCTCGACGCTGTTTGCGCCGCTTGTTTTAGGGATGGTCGTCAGGAATCTCGAACAGGAAGCGTTGCTGTCGCAGATTCAGTTCGGCGAGTCGTTTGAGCTGTTTTTCATCGTGTTGTTTGTGTCCGCCGGCGCCAACCTGCACCTCCACGAGTTGGTTGTCCTCGCGCCGGTTGTTTTGTTGCTGGTCGCCGCCCGCAGTTTGGCGAAGGTCGGCGGCGTCGTCGCCGTGGCCGCCGCCGTACAGACGCCGCTGCCGCAGGCTGTCGCGCGCGGTTTGCTGTTGATTCCCATGGCCGGGCTGGCGATTGGGCTGACACGCGCCACCACCGAACTCTTGCCAGATCGCGCCGCCGACGTGGCGGCCGTTGTGCTGGGCGCTGTGGCGGTTTTTGAAACCATCGGGCCGCCCATTGCCGCCTACGCCTTTCGCTTGGCCGGAGAAGCCGGCCGCGCAACGGTCAAAAACGGCGACGCCGAACCGGCATCGGCTGCGACGAATGCGCCGTAACACCCCTGCGACTGAGAGACCGGCGTCGCCGACCGGCTCGCGCCTGATGGCGGCCGCCTGCGCCTTGTGGCATAAAAACCGAGCGCTTGCGCCAAGCTATGCGCAGCCCGCATTGGCTTCATCCACATTCACCCCCTCGCTTATGACATCACCGACGTTTACCATCGGCCTTATTCAAATGCGGTGCGTCGCCGACCGTACGGAAAACCTTGACCGCGCTGCTCATTTCGTCCGCGAGGCCGCCCGGCAAGGCGCACAGGTTGTCTGCCTGCCCGAACTGTTTCAATCACTATATTTCTGTCAGACCGAGGATCCGGGGTTGTTTGACCGCGCCGAGCCACTAGACGACAGTCCAACGCTGCGCACCATGCAGACCCTTGCGCGTGAGACCCGAACCTATCTCATCGTGCCGTTTTTTGAGCGCCGTGCGCCGGGCCTCTATCACAACAGCGTGGCGTTGGTGGACGACCACGGGCAGATGCGCGGCCTCTATCGCAAAATGCATATTCCCGACGACCCGGCTTACTACGAGAAGTTCTACTTTACGCCGGGCGATTTGGGGGTTGTCGCGTTTGACACGCCCTATGGGCGCATTGCGTCGCTGATTTGCTGGGATCAGTGGTTTCCCGAAGGCGCGCGGCTGGCGGCGCTACGCGGCGCAACGGTGTTGTTTTACCCAACGGCGATTGGTTGGCATCCCTACGAGAAGGAAAACTACGGGGCGGCGCAGCGCGACGCCTGGCGCACTGTCCAGCGCGGTCACGCCATCGCCAACGGGCTGTACGTCGCCGCCGTTAACCGCATCGGCTTCGAGCCGTCGCCGATTGATGATGAAGGGGGCTTGGAATTCTGGGGCAGTTCCTTTGTCGCTGATCCGCAGGGCGTCATTGTCGCCGAAGCGCCAACCGACGCCGAAACCGTCTTGCTGGCCGAAATCAACCCGGCGCGGCTTGAAGACGTACGCCGCAACTGGCCCTTTCTGCGTGACCGGCGGATTGACGCCTACGACGGGCTGACGCGCCGCTTCCTTGATTAGGGTTCGCCCGCTCTCAACTTTTTGTTCGGTGGGCGGCCGAAACCGGCGGTGTAGCGGCAAGCCGCACTTGAGCCTGCCCTGACGAGCCATGCCGACGGCGTACAACAACGCGGCGACATCACAACTGTCGGCGTCCATCTCTGCGAACGCCGACGCCGCCATCCGAATGGAGACGCTTCAACCAACCATGCACCTTCTTGACGCCACCCCGGCCGCGCTGGGCTTTCGGCATCCGGCTGAATGGGAGCCGCAAAGCGCCACGTGGCTGGCTTTTCCACACAACCGCTCGGACTACCCCGGCAAGTTGCATGCTGTGCAATGGGCGTACGGGGAAATCATTCGCAAGTTAGCCGACCGCCAGATGGTGAACGTAGTCGTCCACAACGCCGCTGTTCAGACGCGCGCCTGGACGGTGCTGCGGCGGGTCAACGCGAACTTGGAGCGCGTACGGTTCTTCCGCCAACCCATCAATCGCGGCTGGCTGCGCGACGCCGGGCCGATTTTTATCGTGCGCGAAGAGAACAAAACCCGTGAGCTGGCGATTTGCAAGTTCCGCTTCAACGGTTGGGCCAAATATCCCGATTTCCGGCTTGACGATGAACTGGCGCTGCGGTTGGCCAAGCAACTCGGCTGCCGAGTGTATCTTCCCCATGCCAGCGGACGGCCTGTTGTGCTGGAGGGAGGAGCGATTGACGTCAACGGTCAGGGCGTCGTGATGACGACCGAAGAATGCCTGCTCGACGCCGAAGTTCAGCCCCGAAATCCGCATCTATCCCGGCTTGAAATCGAGACCGTCCTCCGCAATACCCTGGGCGTTACAACGGTCTGGTGGCTAGGAAGGGGTATCGTCGGCGACGACACGCACGGTCATGTGGACGATCTGGCGCGGTTCGTCAATCCGACGACCATTGTACTGTGCGATGAATGCAATCCAAGCGACGCCAACTACGCGGCGCTCAAGGAGAATCACGAGCGCGCGCAGGATTTTCGCCTGCCCGACGGCTCGCGCCCGGACGTCATCCGCCTGCCGATGCCGCGCTCACTGACGTTCGACGGGCAACGGCTGCCGGCTAGTTACGCCAATTTTTACATCGCCAACGAGCTTGTTCTCGTCCCGACCTTCAACGACCCCAACGACCGCGTGGCGCTGGGCATCTTGAGCGAGTGCTTTCCTGACCGTGAAGTGTGCGGCATCCATGCCGTGGATTTAGTGTGGGGCCGCGGGACGCTGCACTGTTTGACCCATGAGCAACCGGTCGGATCGCCGCTCTTTTTGCCAGCTGGCCAAGCAGCGTAAATTCACCCAGCGCCGCAAATCAAGTATCGTTGCAGGCGCATTCAGCGGCGAACGCCTAGTGCGCGTACCAACATAGAGGAGCGTTGAACGAGTATGGCAAGCTGGCAGTCGGCGGCGTTGTCGCGCTTCATTGCCTTCAAGATCAAACGCAAGCCGTCACCCGACGATGACGAAGGGCGCATTGTCCGTCAAGCGCGCCAAAAGCTCGGCCGCATGCCCGGCTATGCGTTGCCGACGATTCCCGACGGTTTACAGGTTCGCGCCGTGTCGTTCGCCACGCTGGACGGCGACGCCGTACGCGGCGAATGGCTTGCGTGGAAAACCGACCATCCGCCGGTGACGGTGTTGTATCTGCACGGCGGCGGTTACATCGCCTGTTCGCCGCTGACGCACCGCCCGATTACGGTCACGCTGGCGACGTTGTTGCGCGGGCGCGTCTTTGCGCTGGATTACCGCTTGGCGCCGGAGCATCGCTTCCCGGCGGCGCTCGACGACGCTGTAGCCGCCTACCGATGGTTGCTTGAAACGCAGGGCGTTTCACCGCAACGACTGCTGATAGCTGGGGACTCGGCCGGCGGCGGACTGGCGCTGTCCACCTTGGTTCGATTGCGCGAACTTGGAATACCCTTGCCGGCCGGCGCGACGCTGTACTCCCCCTGGACGGATTTAGCCGGCACGGGTGAAACGCTCGAAACCAATACTGAACGCGACGTGATGTTTCACGGCGCGGGTATTCGCATGGCCGGAAGGATTTACGCTGGGGACACGCCGCCCGATCATCCGCTGGTGTCGCCGCTCTACGCCGATTTGACGGGACTGCCGCCGTTGCAGGTCTTTGCCAGTTCAAGTGAAGTTCTGCTGGACGACGCCCGCCGTTTAGCTGAACGGGCGCAGGCGGCCGGCGTCCCAGTTGAGTTGCACATTGAAGCCGACCTGCCGCATGTGTGGCCAATTTTTTGCCGACTAATCCCGGAAGGCCGGCGGACGTTGGCGCAGACCGCCGCTTTTGCACGCCGCGTCGTCAACCGAAATACTTCGCCCCCCTACACTCCCTCGCCGGGTGTTCGTTATGACGACCGCTTCGCTGCATGCGCTCCTGTCGCACATCATTGACTACGCGGGGTTGTTCCCACCGGCCGCCGTAGAGTTGGCGGCGGCGGTTCACAACTACCAGCGCTACCGCTCAACAGCGGACGCTTGGATGCTCGGCGCTTTCGTCCTTCCGGCGCATCAGGTTGTTCTC contains these protein-coding regions:
- a CDS encoding alpha/beta hydrolase, whose amino-acid sequence is MASWQSAALSRFIAFKIKRKPSPDDDEGRIVRQARQKLGRMPGYALPTIPDGLQVRAVSFATLDGDAVRGEWLAWKTDHPPVTVLYLHGGGYIACSPLTHRPITVTLATLLRGRVFALDYRLAPEHRFPAALDDAVAAYRWLLETQGVSPQRLLIAGDSAGGGLALSTLVRLRELGIPLPAGATLYSPWTDLAGTGETLETNTERDVMFHGAGIRMAGRIYAGDTPPDHPLVSPLYADLTGLPPLQVFASSSEVLLDDARRLAERAQAAGVPVELHIEADLPHVWPIFCRLIPEGRRTLAQTAAFARRVVNRNTSPPYTPSPGVRYDDRFAACAPVAHH